One Pseudodesulfovibrio senegalensis DNA segment encodes these proteins:
- the yajC gene encoding preprotein translocase subunit YajC → MLFNNIAFAMAPPAGGAEGGAGGLLAGPLPMLVLMFAIFYFLLIRPQQKKAKEHKNMLENLKVGDKVWTNGGIKGIIAEIKDDVLKLEIADGVSIEMRKGYVTDIDGPKAAPAKKEKKK, encoded by the coding sequence ATGCTTTTCAACAACATCGCCTTTGCCATGGCACCGCCCGCGGGTGGAGCAGAGGGCGGAGCTGGAGGCCTGTTGGCCGGCCCCTTGCCCATGCTCGTTCTTATGTTTGCCATTTTCTACTTCCTGCTCATTCGGCCGCAGCAGAAAAAGGCCAAAGAGCACAAGAACATGCTGGAAAACTTGAAGGTCGGCGACAAGGTGTGGACCAATGGTGGCATCAAGGGCATCATTGCGGAAATCAAGGATGATGTCCTGAAGCTGGAAATCGCTGACGGCGTATCCATTGAAATGCGGAAAGGCTATGTGACCGACATTGACGGCCCCAAGGCCGCGCCTGCCAAGAAAGAAAAGAAAAAGTAA
- the secD gene encoding protein translocase subunit SecD — protein MQSLRWRIIVALLVLVLGLAYMLPSLPGVQGSSLAEALPGDSINLGLDLKGGIHLTLGVDVNVALQNNLARIGDDLKSVAKEKEIYLLRPTVLPGDKIQLVLLKGEQKEAFEKVLDDFDSVRVDGTQSMADGRIKYVLGITSDYKKYLTKLTMDQAIKTIRNRIDQFGVAEPDIRRQEGHRVQVQLPGIQEPERAIKIIGRTAHLEFKMVDDTVDPAKAQQGILPPGDELAVLMNRRPDGTYAEQPIVLKKDAVLTGEYITDASVRYGNFNDAYVGINFNNKGGRIFARLTEENVGNRMAIVLDGKVYSAPVIQEKISGGRASITGSFTTDEARDLAIVLRAGSLPAPVHILEQRTVGPSLGQESIDKGIMSAMIGMALILVFMVVYYGFGGCVADVVLTLNIMLIMAGLAAFGATLTLPGIAGIILTIGMAVDANVIIFERIREELRRGMTARAAIDEGYGRATLTILDANVTTVIAAVILYQFGTGPIRGFAVTLTLGIITSMFTAIFVSRILFDLYVKNRSEKAKLSI, from the coding sequence ATGCAGAGTTTGCGCTGGAGAATCATTGTCGCCCTGCTCGTACTGGTGCTCGGACTGGCCTATATGCTGCCGTCCCTGCCCGGAGTACAGGGCTCCTCACTGGCCGAAGCATTGCCCGGCGACAGCATCAACCTCGGACTGGACCTCAAGGGAGGCATTCACCTGACGCTGGGCGTCGATGTGAATGTCGCGCTCCAGAACAACCTTGCCCGCATTGGCGACGACCTCAAATCCGTGGCCAAGGAAAAGGAAATCTACCTTCTGCGTCCGACAGTGCTCCCGGGCGACAAGATACAGTTGGTCCTGCTCAAGGGTGAGCAAAAGGAAGCATTTGAAAAAGTGCTCGATGACTTTGATTCCGTGCGGGTCGATGGAACACAATCCATGGCGGACGGACGAATCAAGTACGTGCTGGGCATCACTTCCGACTACAAGAAGTATCTTACCAAGCTGACCATGGATCAGGCCATCAAGACCATCCGCAACCGCATTGACCAGTTCGGCGTTGCCGAGCCGGACATTCGCCGTCAGGAAGGTCATCGGGTTCAGGTCCAGCTTCCCGGCATTCAGGAACCGGAGCGCGCCATCAAAATCATCGGCCGCACCGCGCACCTTGAATTCAAGATGGTCGACGACACCGTTGATCCGGCCAAGGCCCAGCAGGGCATCCTGCCTCCGGGCGACGAACTGGCCGTACTCATGAACCGTCGGCCGGACGGCACTTATGCCGAACAGCCCATCGTACTCAAGAAAGACGCCGTGCTCACCGGGGAATACATCACCGACGCTTCGGTTCGCTACGGCAACTTCAATGACGCCTACGTGGGTATCAATTTCAACAACAAGGGCGGCCGGATTTTTGCCCGCCTGACCGAAGAAAACGTGGGCAACCGCATGGCCATCGTGCTGGACGGCAAGGTCTATTCCGCTCCGGTCATTCAGGAAAAAATCAGCGGCGGACGCGCCAGCATCACGGGCAGCTTCACCACCGACGAAGCCCGAGACCTGGCCATTGTTCTCCGCGCCGGTTCGCTGCCTGCCCCGGTGCACATCCTCGAACAGCGCACGGTGGGTCCGTCCCTCGGACAGGAATCCATCGACAAAGGCATCATGTCTGCAATGATCGGCATGGCCCTGATCCTGGTCTTCATGGTCGTCTACTACGGATTCGGCGGCTGTGTGGCCGACGTTGTCCTGACCCTCAACATCATGCTGATCATGGCAGGGCTGGCTGCATTTGGCGCAACCCTGACATTGCCGGGTATTGCGGGGATCATCCTGACCATTGGTATGGCTGTAGACGCCAACGTGATCATATTCGAGCGCATCCGCGAGGAACTGCGCAGGGGGATGACCGCACGCGCTGCCATTGACGAAGGATACGGCAGGGCGACCCTGACCATCCTCGACGCCAACGTGACCACGGTCATCGCAGCCGTCATCCTGTATCAATTCGGTACCGGACCGATCCGTGGATTCGCCGTGACACTGACCCTGGGTATCATCACCTCCATGTTCACGGCCATTTTCGTGTCGCGCATCCTGTTCGACCTGTACGTGAAAAACCGCTCCGAAAAAGCGAAGTTGAGCATTTAG
- the secF gene encoding protein translocase subunit SecF produces MGLQIIKPDTTIDFIGFRKVAFIVSALVILIGLGSLIYNGGPKYGIDFAGGIIVQVKIDQKTDVQEIKDSLKGLELPGMVVQRLGLEEDNEYLIRTSSSDIASSVIRDQVSQALTDNLVGKSFEIQRLEMVGPKVGADLRSKALEAMFYAVLLIAIYISGRFEQRWMAAAIMAGGLLAGQYGLALTGLDIAWTIIGMLVITLGLCWYLKLNYALGAVVALVHDVLITVGVFSILGKEFDLTIIAALLTIIGYSLNDTIIVFDRIRENIAGRGEEEFPTLINTSINQTLSRTILTSGTTLLVVLSLYLLGGGVIHDFALALLIGVGVGTYSSIFVASPILLGFGPTDMDVEDSEAQNA; encoded by the coding sequence ATGGGACTGCAAATAATCAAACCGGATACCACAATCGATTTTATCGGTTTTAGAAAGGTAGCCTTCATTGTTTCCGCGTTGGTCATTCTCATCGGCCTTGGTTCGCTGATATACAACGGCGGCCCCAAGTACGGAATCGACTTTGCGGGCGGCATTATCGTCCAGGTCAAAATCGACCAGAAAACCGATGTTCAGGAAATCAAGGATTCGCTCAAGGGGCTGGAACTGCCCGGAATGGTGGTTCAAAGGCTCGGCCTTGAGGAAGACAACGAATACCTGATCCGAACCTCCAGTTCGGACATCGCCTCCAGCGTCATCCGCGATCAGGTTTCCCAGGCCCTGACCGACAACCTCGTCGGCAAGTCCTTTGAAATCCAGCGTCTGGAAATGGTCGGCCCCAAAGTGGGTGCTGACTTGCGCTCCAAGGCGCTAGAAGCCATGTTCTACGCCGTGCTGCTCATCGCCATCTATATCTCCGGGCGTTTTGAGCAGCGCTGGATGGCTGCGGCCATCATGGCGGGCGGACTCCTCGCCGGCCAGTATGGTCTGGCTCTGACCGGACTGGATATTGCCTGGACCATCATAGGCATGCTGGTTATCACGCTGGGCCTATGCTGGTATCTGAAACTCAATTACGCTCTCGGTGCCGTTGTGGCCCTTGTACACGACGTTCTCATTACCGTGGGCGTGTTCTCGATTCTGGGCAAGGAATTCGACCTGACCATCATTGCGGCGCTGCTGACCATCATCGGTTACTCGCTCAACGATACCATCATCGTCTTTGACCGCATCCGTGAAAACATCGCGGGCAGAGGCGAAGAGGAATTCCCCACCCTCATCAACACAAGCATCAACCAGACCCTTTCGCGCACCATACTCACTTCGGGAACGACCCTGCTGGTGGTGCTGAGCCTCTATCTGCTGGGCGGCGGCGTCATTCACGACTTCGCGCTTGCACTGCTCATCGGCGTGGGCGTGGGCACGTATTCGTCCATCTTTGTTGCCAGTCCGATCCTTCTCGGATTCGGTCCCACCGACATGGATGTGGAAGACAGCGAAGCGCAAAACGCTTAG
- a CDS encoding adenylate kinase → MNILIFGPNGSGKGTQGSLAKQKYDLDHIESGAIFRKHIGGGTELGLKAKEYIDKGELVPDDITIPMVLDVLQSSSSNGWLLDGFPRSIVQAEKLWEALQKDGVKLDFVIEILLPREVAKARIMGRRLCANDPNHPNNVGIPAIAPDGDKCRVCGGELSARADDQDEDAINKRHDIYYDDKTGTIAAAYFYKDLADKAGFKYIELDGEGTIDEIKETLLSQLA, encoded by the coding sequence ATGAATATTCTGATTTTTGGACCCAACGGCAGTGGTAAAGGCACCCAGGGTTCCCTGGCCAAGCAGAAATACGACCTGGATCACATTGAGTCCGGCGCCATTTTCCGCAAACACATCGGCGGCGGCACCGAACTGGGTCTCAAGGCCAAGGAATACATCGACAAGGGCGAACTCGTTCCTGACGATATCACCATTCCCATGGTTCTTGACGTGTTGCAGAGCTCCAGCTCCAACGGCTGGCTGCTGGACGGTTTCCCCCGCTCCATCGTTCAGGCTGAAAAATTGTGGGAAGCCCTGCAGAAGGACGGCGTGAAGCTGGATTTCGTCATTGAAATTTTGCTGCCCCGCGAAGTGGCCAAGGCTCGCATCATGGGTCGCCGTCTGTGCGCCAATGATCCCAACCATCCGAACAACGTCGGCATCCCCGCCATTGCTCCGGACGGAGACAAGTGTCGCGTGTGCGGTGGCGAACTGAGCGCCCGCGCTGACGACCAGGACGAAGACGCCATCAACAAGCGTCATGACATCTACTATGACGACAAGACCGGAACCATCGCTGCCGCCTACTTCTACAAGGACTTGGCAGACAAGGCCGGATTCAAGTACATTGAGCTGGATGGTGAAGGCACCATCGACGAGATCAAGGAAACCCTGCTTTCCCAGCTCGCATAG
- the tilS gene encoding tRNA lysidine(34) synthetase TilS: protein MEGKAFLTAFSGGIDSTALLLVLKYISRRNHGHVFALHLDHGLRAESPDEAAAAVALCKAADIPCTAIRRDVQAEALSMGMGIEEAGRHVRYALLEREREKLGAQHIALGHHLDDLCEDVLMRMLRGAGWPGISGMPGIDPDRNLVRPFLLTPKSTLRDFLHDLRVPWSQDASNADQRWKRNRVRHSILPLFVEENQSFTSSVARMWRMGRLDDDFWFRRCQMLQPGPLLAQHALEGAHQAERMRFYKHKLDAMGPGQALADSLFRLDAAWREQRIGAVIQFPGDKTAKIVSEGVVFRVKH from the coding sequence ATGGAGGGAAAAGCCTTTCTGACGGCTTTTTCCGGCGGAATCGATTCGACCGCCTTGCTGCTGGTTCTCAAATATATTTCCAGGCGCAATCATGGTCATGTTTTTGCCTTGCATCTGGACCACGGCCTTCGGGCTGAATCCCCGGACGAGGCTGCTGCCGCAGTTGCGCTTTGCAAAGCCGCAGACATTCCGTGCACGGCGATTCGCCGGGACGTGCAGGCAGAAGCCCTGTCCATGGGCATGGGAATCGAAGAGGCCGGCCGTCATGTCCGCTATGCACTGCTTGAGCGGGAAAGGGAAAAGCTGGGAGCGCAACACATCGCCTTGGGGCATCATCTGGACGACCTGTGCGAGGACGTGCTCATGCGTATGCTCCGCGGGGCGGGATGGCCGGGGATTTCCGGAATGCCGGGTATCGATCCTGACCGCAACCTTGTTCGACCCTTTTTACTGACCCCCAAGAGCACACTCCGTGATTTTCTTCACGATTTGCGCGTGCCTTGGTCGCAGGATGCCAGCAATGCGGACCAACGCTGGAAACGCAATCGTGTCCGCCACTCCATTCTTCCTCTATTTGTTGAAGAAAATCAGTCTTTTACATCGTCCGTAGCTCGTATGTGGCGTATGGGGCGACTGGATGACGACTTTTGGTTCAGGCGCTGTCAAATGCTTCAACCCGGGCCGTTGTTAGCGCAACACGCCCTTGAGGGGGCGCATCAGGCCGAGCGTATGCGTTTTTACAAGCACAAACTTGATGCAATGGGACCGGGACAAGCCCTTGCGGACTCTTTGTTCAGGCTGGACGCGGCTTGGCGGGAGCAACGCATCGGTGCCGTCATCCAGTTCCCCGGCGATAAGACCGCCAAAATCGTTTCCGAAGGGGTTGTTTTCAGGGTCAAGCATTGA